From one Sulfurovum sp. UBA12169 genomic stretch:
- a CDS encoding 30S ribosomal protein S7, translating to MRRRKAPVRPVLPDPVHGSKVLTKFINAIMLDGKKSVAQKVMYAALERIESKSGEKGIEVFNKAMDNVKPVMEVKSRRVGGATYQVPIEVRPARQQSLGIRWIIDAARKRNERTMMERLSNELMDAATEKGSAFKKKEDTYKMAEANKAFAHYRW from the coding sequence ATGAGAAGAAGAAAAGCTCCCGTTAGACCGGTATTGCCAGATCCGGTACACGGTTCTAAAGTATTAACAAAATTCATCAATGCGATTATGCTGGATGGAAAGAAAAGTGTTGCGCAAAAAGTAATGTATGCTGCATTAGAGAGAATTGAATCAAAATCAGGCGAAAAAGGCATTGAAGTATTTAATAAAGCAATGGACAATGTGAAGCCTGTAATGGAAGTAAAAAGCAGAAGAGTAGGCGGTGCTACTTATCAAGTGCCAATCGAAGTGAGACCGGCTAGACAACAATCACTTGGTATCAGATGGATTATAGATGCAGCCAGAAAAAGAAATGAAAGAACAATGATGGAGCGCTTAAGTAATGAACTTATGGATGCGGCGACCGAAAAAGGTTCTGCATTTAAAAAGAAAGAAGATACTTATAAAATGGCAGAAGCAAATAAAGCATTTGCTCACTATAGATGGTAA
- the fusA gene encoding elongation factor G gives MARSHKLEDVRNIGIAAHIDAGKTTTTERILFYTGVEHKIGEVHDGAATMDWMEQEQERGITITSAATTCQWAGKQINIIDTPGHVDFTIEVERSMRVLDGAVSVFCAVGGVQPQSETVWRQRNRYGVPSIVFVNKMDRTGADFYEVERQIRDRLKGNPVPIQIPIGAEDNFEGVVDLIKMKEIVWDADAAMGSAYHEQDIREELQDKAQEYREKMIESISEAEGNDALMEKFLEGEELTQEEIIAGVKAATIGMYIVPMTAGTAFKNKGVQTLLDAVVAYLPSPVEAMDIKGTMMDDEEKEVIVPSTDNGPFAALAFKIMTDPFVGQLTFIRVYRGSLNSGSYAHNTTKDKKERVGRIMKMHAIKREEVDMIHAGEIGAVVGLKYTTTGDTLCDPSDKVVLERMDFPDPVISVAVEPKTKADQEKMGIALGKLAAEDPSFRVNTDEESGQTIISGMGELHLEIIVDRMKREFKVEAEVGAPQVAYRETIRSSVNKEYKYAKQSGGRGQYGHVFLRIEPQEPGAGYTFVDEIKGGVIPKEFVQPVNKGIEEAMGRGIQAGYPVVDVKVTLYDGSYHDVDSSEMAFKLAGSMGFREGARQANPVILEPLMKVEVEVPEEYMGDVIGDISKRRGQVNGMNDRAGNKIVDAFVPLSEMFGYSTDLRSMTQGRATYAMEFDHYEEVPTNVAKEIVAKRNS, from the coding sequence ATGGCACGATCGCACAAACTTGAAGATGTAAGAAATATCGGTATTGCTGCTCATATTGATGCAGGAAAAACAACAACGACAGAAAGAATCCTGTTTTACACAGGAGTAGAACACAAAATCGGTGAGGTGCATGATGGTGCTGCAACGATGGACTGGATGGAACAAGAACAAGAAAGAGGTATTACGATTACTTCTGCCGCGACAACTTGTCAATGGGCAGGAAAACAGATCAATATTATCGACACTCCGGGCCACGTTGACTTTACGATCGAAGTTGAGCGTTCAATGAGAGTATTGGATGGCGCTGTTTCAGTATTCTGTGCGGTTGGCGGAGTTCAGCCTCAGTCAGAAACCGTATGGAGACAAAGAAACCGTTATGGTGTACCTTCTATCGTATTTGTTAACAAAATGGATAGAACAGGTGCAGACTTTTATGAAGTTGAAAGACAAATTCGCGATAGACTCAAAGGAAATCCGGTACCGATCCAAATTCCTATTGGGGCAGAAGACAATTTTGAAGGTGTGGTTGACCTTATAAAAATGAAAGAGATTGTATGGGATGCAGACGCTGCAATGGGTTCAGCATACCATGAGCAAGACATCCGAGAAGAGCTTCAAGACAAAGCACAAGAGTATAGAGAAAAAATGATTGAATCTATCTCGGAAGCTGAAGGCAATGATGCGCTTATGGAAAAATTCCTTGAAGGCGAAGAGTTGACACAGGAAGAAATCATTGCTGGTGTCAAAGCCGCTACTATCGGTATGTATATTGTCCCGATGACAGCCGGCACAGCCTTTAAAAATAAAGGGGTTCAGACACTTCTAGACGCAGTTGTTGCCTATCTTCCTTCTCCGGTAGAAGCGATGGATATCAAGGGTACAATGATGGATGATGAAGAGAAAGAGGTCATCGTGCCATCTACCGACAATGGTCCATTTGCTGCATTGGCATTTAAAATTATGACCGATCCGTTTGTGGGCCAATTAACATTTATCCGTGTCTATCGAGGTTCATTGAATTCAGGTTCATATGCGCACAATACGACAAAAGATAAAAAAGAGCGCGTGGGCCGTATCATGAAGATGCATGCTATTAAACGTGAAGAAGTTGATATGATCCATGCAGGTGAAATCGGTGCGGTTGTCGGACTGAAATATACTACAACAGGTGATACGCTTTGTGATCCGTCAGATAAAGTTGTACTTGAAAGAATGGATTTCCCGGATCCTGTTATCTCTGTTGCGGTTGAACCAAAAACAAAAGCTGACCAAGAAAAAATGGGTATCGCATTGGGTAAACTTGCCGCAGAGGATCCATCCTTTAGGGTCAATACGGATGAAGAATCAGGCCAAACAATTATTTCCGGTATGGGTGAGCTTCACCTTGAGATCATTGTTGACCGTATGAAACGCGAATTTAAAGTAGAAGCGGAAGTAGGTGCACCGCAAGTTGCATACCGTGAAACAATCAGATCATCTGTTAACAAAGAGTACAAATACGCAAAACAATCAGGCGGTCGCGGTCAGTACGGACACGTATTCCTCAGGATTGAACCGCAAGAGCCGGGTGCCGGATATACATTTGTGGATGAAATTAAAGGCGGGGTGATTCCAAAAGAGTTTGTCCAGCCTGTTAATAAGGGTATTGAGGAAGCTATGGGAAGAGGTATCCAAGCCGGATATCCTGTAGTGGATGTCAAAGTAACACTGTATGATGGAAGCTATCATGATGTGGATTCATCTGAAATGGCCTTTAAACTCGCAGGTTCTATGGGCTTTAGAGAAGGTGCCAGACAAGCAAATCCTGTGATCTTGGAGCCTTTGATGAAGGTTGAAGTTGAAGTGCCTGAAGAGTATATGGGTGACGTTATTGGCGATATCTCGAAAAGACGCGGTCAGGTTAACGGCATGAACGACAGAGCAGGAAATAAAATTGTAGATGCTTTCGTACCGCTTTCTGAAATGTTCGGATATTCAACTGATTTACGCTCAATGACACAAGGTCGTGCAACCTATGCAATGGAATTTGATCACTATGAAGAAGTCCCAACCAATGTAGCCAAAGAGATTGTTGCGAAAAGAAACAGCTAA
- the rpoC gene encoding DNA-directed RNA polymerase subunit beta', with the protein MSKGLENLTPIDLNSEERPLDIEALQLRVASPEKILSWSYGEVKKPETINYRTLKPERDGLFCAKIFGPIRDYECLCGKYKKMRYKGVVCEKCGVEVTTSKVRRTRMGHIDLIAPVAHIWYVSSLPSRIGTLLGVKMKDLERVLYYEAYIVKTPAEASYDSEGLNPLQKYDVLNEEQYQQIMQRFGGTALDVRMGGEVIQELLAELDLVEMFNQLKEEIEATKSEAKRKTIVKRLKVIEAFLHSGNRPEWMMLTQLPVLPPDLRPLVSLDGGKFAVSDVNDLYRRVINRNQRLKRLVELDAPEIIVRNEKRMLQEAVDALFDNGRRGNAVKGANKRPLKSLSEVIKGKQGRFRQNLLGKRVDFSGRSVIVVGPDLRMDQCGLPKKMAIELFKPHLMAKLEEKGYATTLKQAKKMIEKQENEVWECLEEVVENYPILLNRAPTLHKLSIQAFHPRLIEGKAIQLHPLVCSAFNADFDGDQMAVHIPLSDEAIAEAKVLMLASMNILLPASGKAIAVPSQDMILGLYYLTLEKNDVKGENKLFANVEEVEIAFEQNALDLNARIRTVIEGKIAKSTAGRLILKSIIPDYVPERYWNKILKKKDIGVLVDYIYKMGGVAQTATFLDDLKDMGFKYATKVGVSISIDDIKIPSIKEELIVSAKAEVKEIQRQFGAGLLTDQERYNKIIDIWTDANNSIAEQLMDLIRGDKDGFNSVYMMADSGARGSAAQIRQLSGMRGLMAKSDGSIIETPITSNFREGLNVLEYFISTHGARKGLADTALKTANAGYLTRKLIDVAQNVKISMTDCGTHEGVQVSDIVVGNEMIEPLVDRIYGRVLAEDVIDPITNEVLVSEGTMIDEETATKVQEAGVRSVVIRAPSSCKAPKGICAKCYGLNMADNKMVKTGEAVGVIAAQSIGEPGTQLTLRTFHTGGTATAGKEERQVVASKEGFIRYYNLSVYRNREGNLIVANRRNAGVLLVEPKIKAIATGTVSIVVTHDEYIVSVRAEGAEEIKYNLRKTDVAKSNELAGVAGKIEGKLFLPLEDGEKVEEGDSIVDVIKEGWSIPSRIPFASELKVEDGAPVTQEVIAETKGTVKFFLLKGDHLEEYSELKKDTKVVKKGLFAVIVDGNNREAARHYISRGSVVQVDNNTVVGKGDILSAPEVSTQVVVAEWDPYSEPIIAEQSGTLKFEDIIPGVTVVEQFDEVTGDIRLELNDYIPTAYKPAIILATNSGEIIRYQLDPKTILFVRDGDEVSIADILAKTPKAAQKSKDITGGLPRVSELFEARRPKDIALIAQIDGVVSFGKALRGKDRLIITGENGQETEQFIDKNKVALVHAGEFVHAGEKLTDGTVASHDILAALGEKALYEYIVSEVQQVYRRQGVNISDKHIEIVVSQMMRQVKVIESGNSKFIEGDIVSRRKFQEENESVIALGGEPAIAEPMLVGITRSAVGADSIISAASFQDTTKVLTTASIAGTIDRLEDLKENVVIGRLIPVGTGMINLDNIHLSRN; encoded by the coding sequence ATGAGTAAGGGATTAGAGAATTTAACACCAATAGATCTCAATAGTGAAGAGAGACCGCTGGATATAGAAGCGTTACAGCTAAGAGTTGCCAGCCCCGAAAAAATACTCTCTTGGAGTTATGGCGAAGTAAAAAAACCGGAAACCATCAATTATAGAACCCTTAAACCCGAACGTGACGGTCTTTTCTGCGCAAAAATTTTTGGACCGATCAGAGATTATGAGTGTCTTTGCGGTAAATATAAAAAAATGCGCTACAAAGGTGTTGTATGCGAGAAGTGCGGCGTAGAAGTCACTACTTCCAAAGTAAGAAGAACACGCATGGGTCATATTGATCTTATTGCGCCTGTTGCACATATTTGGTATGTTTCATCTCTTCCGTCACGAATCGGTACGCTTTTGGGCGTAAAGATGAAAGATCTTGAAAGAGTATTGTATTATGAGGCGTATATCGTCAAAACACCTGCAGAAGCAAGTTATGACAGTGAAGGATTGAATCCCCTTCAAAAATATGATGTACTCAATGAAGAGCAATATCAGCAAATTATGCAACGTTTTGGCGGAACTGCATTGGACGTAAGAATGGGCGGAGAGGTCATTCAGGAACTTTTGGCAGAACTTGATTTGGTTGAAATGTTTAATCAACTCAAAGAAGAGATTGAAGCGACAAAATCTGAAGCAAAAAGAAAGACAATCGTCAAGCGCCTTAAGGTGATCGAAGCGTTTCTTCATTCGGGAAACAGACCAGAATGGATGATGCTGACGCAGCTGCCGGTTCTGCCTCCGGATTTAAGACCGCTCGTAAGCCTTGATGGCGGAAAATTTGCCGTTTCGGATGTAAACGATCTTTATAGAAGAGTTATCAATCGAAATCAGCGTCTTAAAAGACTTGTAGAGCTTGATGCTCCAGAGATTATTGTGAGAAATGAAAAACGTATGCTCCAAGAAGCGGTAGACGCTCTTTTTGATAACGGCAGACGAGGAAATGCAGTAAAAGGGGCCAATAAAAGACCCCTAAAATCACTTTCTGAAGTAATTAAAGGTAAGCAAGGACGATTTAGACAAAACCTTTTAGGTAAAAGGGTTGACTTTTCGGGACGTTCTGTTATTGTTGTAGGACCGGACTTGCGCATGGATCAATGCGGATTGCCTAAAAAAATGGCGATAGAGCTCTTTAAGCCCCATTTGATGGCAAAACTTGAAGAAAAAGGCTATGCGACAACGCTGAAGCAAGCTAAAAAAATGATCGAAAAACAAGAGAATGAAGTGTGGGAATGCCTAGAAGAAGTGGTTGAAAATTATCCAATACTTCTTAACCGTGCACCGACACTTCATAAGCTTTCTATTCAGGCATTTCACCCAAGGCTGATTGAAGGCAAAGCGATCCAATTGCATCCTCTTGTTTGTTCTGCATTCAATGCTGACTTCGACGGTGACCAAATGGCAGTACACATACCGCTTTCGGATGAGGCAATTGCAGAAGCAAAGGTGTTGATGCTGGCTTCCATGAATATCTTGCTTCCTGCTTCGGGTAAGGCGATTGCCGTTCCGTCTCAGGATATGATTTTAGGACTTTATTATCTTACGCTTGAGAAAAATGATGTAAAGGGTGAAAATAAACTTTTTGCCAACGTGGAAGAGGTAGAAATTGCATTTGAGCAAAATGCACTTGATCTAAATGCGCGCATAAGAACTGTGATAGAAGGAAAGATTGCAAAGTCAACCGCCGGAAGATTAATTTTAAAATCTATTATTCCTGACTATGTTCCTGAAAGATATTGGAACAAAATCTTGAAGAAAAAAGACATCGGTGTATTAGTTGACTATATCTACAAAATGGGTGGGGTAGCGCAAACGGCAACTTTCCTTGATGACCTTAAAGATATGGGTTTCAAGTATGCGACCAAAGTAGGCGTTTCAATCTCTATTGATGATATTAAGATACCTAGTATTAAAGAAGAACTTATCGTTTCTGCAAAAGCCGAAGTGAAAGAGATCCAAAGACAATTTGGTGCAGGTCTTTTGACTGACCAAGAACGTTATAACAAGATTATTGATATCTGGACAGATGCAAACAATAGTATTGCTGAACAATTGATGGATCTTATCAGAGGAGATAAAGACGGATTTAACTCGGTGTATATGATGGCTGACTCGGGCGCAAGGGGTTCTGCGGCACAAATCAGACAGCTTTCGGGGATGAGGGGACTTATGGCGAAATCAGACGGATCTATTATCGAAACACCTATTACGTCAAATTTCCGTGAAGGCCTAAATGTGCTTGAGTACTTTATTTCAACACACGGTGCAAGAAAAGGTCTTGCCGATACTGCGCTTAAAACAGCAAACGCCGGGTATTTGACCAGAAAATTGATCGATGTCGCACAAAATGTTAAAATTTCTATGACAGATTGTGGAACGCACGAAGGGGTTCAGGTTTCAGATATCGTTGTAGGTAACGAAATGATAGAACCGCTTGTAGATCGTATTTATGGACGTGTACTTGCTGAAGACGTTATCGATCCTATTACCAATGAAGTATTGGTAAGCGAAGGAACCATGATCGATGAAGAGACTGCAACAAAAGTGCAAGAAGCCGGAGTGAGATCGGTAGTGATAAGAGCCCCTTCTTCTTGCAAGGCACCTAAAGGCATTTGTGCAAAATGTTATGGGCTGAATATGGCAGATAATAAAATGGTAAAAACCGGAGAAGCGGTAGGGGTCATCGCAGCTCAGTCAATCGGTGAACCCGGTACACAGCTTACACTTCGTACTTTCCACACAGGCGGTACGGCAACTGCCGGAAAAGAAGAAAGACAGGTTGTGGCAAGCAAAGAAGGATTTATACGATACTATAATCTTTCTGTGTATCGTAACCGTGAAGGCAATTTGATTGTTGCGAATAGAAGAAATGCAGGTGTGCTTTTGGTTGAGCCTAAAATCAAAGCCATTGCGACGGGAACAGTATCGATTGTTGTAACACACGATGAATATATCGTTTCTGTTCGTGCAGAAGGCGCAGAAGAGATTAAATACAATCTTAGAAAAACCGATGTAGCAAAATCAAATGAGCTTGCAGGAGTTGCCGGTAAAATTGAAGGAAAACTTTTCTTGCCGCTTGAAGATGGAGAAAAAGTAGAAGAGGGTGACTCCATTGTTGATGTGATTAAAGAGGGATGGAGTATTCCAAGCCGTATCCCGTTTGCAAGCGAATTAAAAGTAGAGGATGGTGCGCCGGTAACACAAGAGGTTATTGCTGAAACAAAAGGCACCGTGAAGTTCTTCTTGCTTAAGGGCGATCATCTTGAAGAGTATAGCGAGCTGAAAAAAGATACCAAAGTGGTGAAAAAAGGTCTTTTTGCTGTGATTGTTGATGGTAACAACAGAGAGGCTGCAAGACACTACATCTCAAGAGGTTCTGTCGTTCAGGTAGACAACAATACAGTGGTAGGCAAAGGAGATATTCTTTCTGCACCAGAAGTTTCTACACAGGTAGTTGTGGCGGAGTGGGATCCTTATTCTGAGCCTATTATTGCTGAACAAAGCGGTACACTTAAGTTTGAAGATATTATTCCCGGGGTGACGGTTGTTGAGCAGTTTGATGAAGTGACCGGGGATATAAGGCTTGAATTGAACGACTATATTCCAACGGCATATAAACCGGCAATTATACTTGCAACCAATTCGGGCGAAATAATTCGTTACCAGCTAGATCCTAAAACGATTTTGTTTGTAAGAGACGGCGATGAGGTTAGTATTGCCGATATTTTGGCAAAAACACCAAAGGCAGCGCAAAAATCAAAAGATATCACCGGAGGTCTTCCAAGAGTATCTGAACTTTTTGAAGCAAGACGCCCAAAAGATATTGCGCTTATTGCTCAAATCGACGGGGTCGTAAGTTTCGGTAAGGCATTAAGAGGAAAAGATAGACTGATTATTACCGGCGAAAATGGTCAAGAGACTGAACAGTTTATCGATAAGAATAAAGTAGCTCTAGTGCATGCGGGTGAATTTGTGCATGCGGGCGAAAAATTAACAGACGGGACTGTTGCGAGTCATGATATCCTTGCCGCACTCGGCGAAAAAGCATTGTATGAGTACATTGTGAGTGAAGTACAGCAGGTCTATAGAAGACAAGGGGTAAATATCTCAGATAAGCATATCGAAATTGTTGTGTCTCAAATGATGAGACAAGTTAAAGTGATAGAGAGCGGAAACAGCAAATTCATCGAAGGAGATATCGTTTCTAGACGTAAATTCCAAGAAGAGAACGAAAGTGTTATTGCTCTTGGGGGAGAGCCGGCGATTGCCGAACCTATGCTTGTAGGTATTACCAGATCAGCCGTAGGTGCAGACAGTATTATTTCTGCGGCATCTTTCCAGGATACAACAAAGGTATTGACAACCGCTTCTATAGCAGGCACAATCGACAGGCTAGAAGATCTTAAAGAAAATGTGGTTATCGGTCGTTTGATTCCTGTAGGTACAGGTATGATAAATCTGGACAATATTCATTTGTCAAGAAACTAG
- a CDS encoding GTP-binding protein yields MINSSRDLVFPWIRQAVIFFIGTSTVVWSAVTTGLILDKKNAKPIESAIITSEGKEYRTDANGVFHVPLSESIGIRAVGYERTFYKRGGTIYLDRITPKALYLSSFGASQDKIINNAKHLIRTTEINALVIDIKMDRGQIAHRSSNSVANNIHAQKMVRFRDLKQFVTDLKKEKIYTIARIVCFKDTTFVRAYPQWGVKKADGTLFKDREGLYWIDPSQKKAWDYIISIAEESAEAGFDEIQFDYVRFPDRKGLKFSVKNTQSERVKTINEFLKHARTRLTPYNVFISADIFGYVCWNNADLGIGQRVDAMASYVDYLSPMLYPSGFHVGIPGYLNPVKANYEIVNHTLKKALEKSGGSPLTYRPWLQAFRDYAFDRRNYGQKEIRDQIRASEDFGSCGWMLWNARNVYTAAGLLQSETASDSPVR; encoded by the coding sequence ATGATAAATTCAAGTAGAGATCTCGTCTTTCCCTGGATAAGGCAAGCAGTTATCTTTTTTATTGGGACTAGTACGGTTGTATGGAGTGCGGTAACAACAGGACTCATACTCGATAAAAAAAATGCCAAACCGATTGAATCAGCAATTATCACCTCAGAAGGAAAAGAGTATCGCACGGATGCAAACGGAGTTTTTCATGTACCCCTTTCAGAAAGTATCGGCATACGCGCTGTTGGATACGAGCGTACATTTTACAAAAGGGGCGGCACAATCTATCTTGATCGCATTACTCCTAAAGCTCTTTATCTCTCGAGTTTTGGAGCTTCACAAGATAAAATAATCAATAATGCCAAACATCTCATCCGAACCACCGAAATCAATGCGTTAGTTATTGATATAAAAATGGATCGCGGACAGATAGCCCACAGAAGTTCCAATTCTGTCGCCAACAATATCCACGCACAAAAGATGGTCCGCTTTAGAGATTTAAAACAGTTTGTAACTGATTTAAAAAAAGAGAAAATTTATACCATTGCACGAATTGTATGCTTTAAAGATACTACTTTTGTTAGAGCTTATCCGCAATGGGGAGTCAAAAAAGCTGACGGTACGTTGTTTAAAGACAGAGAGGGACTCTACTGGATAGATCCGTCGCAAAAAAAAGCGTGGGATTATATCATTTCTATTGCCGAAGAGAGCGCAGAAGCGGGATTTGATGAAATACAGTTTGATTATGTTCGCTTCCCGGACCGTAAAGGACTTAAATTTTCAGTCAAAAATACACAATCAGAGCGTGTCAAAACAATTAACGAATTTTTGAAACATGCACGAACACGTTTGACTCCTTACAATGTATTTATCTCCGCAGATATTTTCGGTTATGTATGCTGGAACAATGCCGACCTTGGGATTGGCCAGAGAGTTGATGCGATGGCGTCATATGTTGATTATCTTTCTCCTATGCTTTATCCAAGCGGTTTCCATGTGGGAATTCCCGGCTACTTAAATCCGGTTAAGGCTAACTATGAGATCGTCAATCATACACTAAAAAAAGCACTCGAAAAATCCGGAGGTTCACCTCTGACTTACCGCCCATGGCTTCAAGCTTTTCGTGATTATGCCTTTGACCGGCGCAACTATGGCCAGAAAGAGATTCGCGATCAAATCCGTGCCAGTGAAGATTTTGGCAGCTGCGGATGGATGTTGTGGAATGCGCGCAATGTTTACACTGCCGCCGGTCTTCTTCAATCGGAAACAGCAAGTGATAGCCCTGTTCGGTAA
- a CDS encoding 30S ribosomal protein S12, with the protein MPTINQLIRKERKKVVKKSKSPALVKCPQRRGVCTRVYTTTPKKPNSALRKVAKVRLTSGFEVISYIGGEGHNLQEHSIVLVRGGRIKDLPGVKYHIVRGALDASGVNGRTVARSKYGTKRPKK; encoded by the coding sequence TTGCCTACAATTAATCAGTTAATTCGTAAAGAGCGTAAAAAAGTGGTGAAAAAATCTAAATCACCTGCGCTTGTAAAATGTCCTCAAAGAAGAGGCGTATGTACCAGAGTTTATACTACAACTCCAAAAAAACCTAACTCAGCGCTTAGAAAAGTTGCCAAAGTTAGATTAACAAGCGGATTTGAAGTTATTTCATATATCGGCGGCGAAGGCCACAACCTGCAAGAGCACTCGATTGTACTTGTAAGAGGCGGAAGAATCAAAGATTTACCGGGTGTGAAATATCACATTGTTCGTGGCGCCCTTGATGCCTCAGGTGTAAATGGCAGAACAGTTGCCAGATCCAAATATGGTACCAAAAGACCTAAAAAATAG